The uncultured Carboxylicivirga sp. genomic interval AATACACTTACTTCTGATCAGTTGGATGCCTCAATGGCCGGACCTTCGTTTGCCAATGCTCAATATAAGGGTTTGGGAAACGCATCATGGAGTATACCTGGTGACGATCATGGTACATATGGTTTAGCTACCATGTTACACTCAATGCTTTTTGTACACTATTTCTCTTGTCAATCACCAGGATGGCAAACAGAACGTAATGGTATTAACGATGGTTGGAGAAGTCGTGGTTGGTTACGTTTTTATACATTAGCTGTTCCATCGTTGCGTAATGCTTACACTGCAGCAGAAGGAAATGCTGAAGCAACAGCTGTATTGGATATCTGGAATGCATTTATGTTTCACCGTATGACCGACTCATGGGGACCTGTAGCTTATTCAGAAGCAGGACTTGGGGGTACTTCTATTGCATATGATGCTCAAAAAGATATGTACGACGGGTTTTTCGATTTATTAGAAAATGCCAATAATACTTTGAGCGGTGTGAATGGAACAGTTGGTGTTTTTCGCGATTTCGATGCTATTTATGGTGGTGATTCTGAGCTTTGGAGAAAATTCGCCAATTCATTACGCCTTCGTTTAGCGCTTCGTATTTCAGATGTAGATCCTGCAAGAGCTAAAAGTATTGCAGAAGCTGCTGTAGCTGCAGGTGTAATGGAAAGTAATGATGATTGTGCATTCTTTAAAGCTACCTCTGATACTTACAATAACTTTATTGAAATTGCTGGTGGATGGGGATTTTATATGACTGCTGATATGGAAAGTATCTTAAGTGGTTATAACGACCCTCGCTTATCTATTTGGTATACTTCTAATGAGGATGGACAATATGTTGGCCAGCCTAATGGAGGTGGAACCATTCGCGATTGGGATGAAGATAAGTTAAGTGAATTAAACAGAGAATCAGTATTTAGCGATTCAAATACTAAAGATATCGAAGTGATGATGGCAGCTGAATCATATTTCTCTCGTGCTGAATGTGCATTGAAAGGATGGAATATGAATGGAAGTGCTAAAGATCTTTACGAAGAAGGTGTTCGTCTTTCATTAAATCAATGGGGAGTAACCGATGGAGAAACTGTTGATACTTATTTAGCGGGTACTTCTACTGGTGCAGTACCAACTTTAGCTGACGAATATACAAAAGTGGGAAAAAGTACAACACCTCCTGTTGATGTACCTGTAGCATGGGCCAGTACTCAAGCAGAGCAATTAAAACAAATTGCTGTTCAAAAATATTTGGCTCTTTTCCCTGAATCATGGGAGACCTGGTCGGACTTACGTCGTTCAGATGCTGATATTCTTTATCCTTTGTTGTATACTGAAGATGCCGATCAAAACGATGGTTTAATGAGACGTTTAACTTATGTGCCATCTGAATATAGTACTAACAAAGCGGCTGTTGATGCTGCAGTAAGTACATTAAATGGTGGAGCTGATAAAGGTAGCGTTCGTGTTTGGTGGGATGTTAACTAAAGTAGAGGAACAAAGAAATAATTAGGGTAATAAATAAATGGATCAAAAGTATATCTTTGTTATTTTGATTCAGGAGATTAAACCCATTAATGATTTAACTATGAAAAATAATATTATATATTCATTTATATTAATGATGTTCGTCTTTGCATCGTGTGATGATGATGAACAGGTCGTTAATTTCTTACCGTCAAGCACAGTTACTGTTGATGTAGATAAGGTAACGGTTTTTGATACATCTTTTCCTGTGAATTTTACATCAACTAGTGATGACGTTAATGAATTAATTATTTCGGGAGGTGAAATTGAAGGTAGAAGTGTTGCTATATCTAATCATGTTGGTGCAACAACATTCACCGCCGATGATTTTACTAGTACTAACTGGGTGCCTGGAGAAAGTGAAAGTTTTACTTCTTTAATCAATTTTGAGAACAGTCAAAGTACAACTGTTTTTAATATTAGTGTTGCAGAAGCTTTATCATTAGAAGCATCAAAAGCTACTGTATCAGAGTATGATTCAACAAGAAGTTATTTAGGCTTTTTAGCAAATTCGTTTTTCCAAAATATTGGTAATATTACTGTCGAATTAGGTGTTAAAAATGCTGCCCAGCCAGTTCCGGTTTTTGATGTAATTGCAGAAGGTGCCAATGTGATGGATTATTCTTATAATGATTCAGTAATAGGTGCAGACTATTCGTTAGGAGATACAGTTGTTGTAAAAATTACTGGAGTTTCAGGCAAATATACAGAATCGAAAGAGGTTGAGATACCTGTTATTTCAAAGGTTCTTGCATCAGAATCAGTAGCTACTTTAACTTCTTCTTCTAATAAATTTGCATTTCTACCTGCTGAAGAAGGTGGAGTTGATGCTGGAGTTATTAATCTTTATAACATTAAGGGTTTTAATTCTTCAGATGTGATGTTTGTGAAAATTGAAGAAGGGGAACAGGTTGAAAGCTTTGATGATTTAGATCAATTTTCAACGTTAGTAAGTGTTGTTGATAAGGCTAATCTTACATCACAAGTTGAGTCTGTTAAGAAAGGTGAGGTTTATGCTTTTAAATACACCTATATGTATTGGGACTATTATGGATATATGAACATTGATGATGTCTTTTTAACAGATGCTGGTGATGCTGAAAATGGGTTCTCTTTTATCTATAAGCAAGATAAAAAAGACTAATGATAAAGCAGATGAACTTGTTTTTTAACAAGTGATAAATTTTATAGATCGAAGAGGAAATTCAATTGAATTTCCTCTTTTGTTATCTGGTTATTAATAAAAGATAGATGGTAAAGATGAAGGTTGTATTAGGTGTTTTATGGGTGGGTGTACTATTGCTAACAGGATGTAATAAAGTATCTCCGTTAGTTTCTGTTATTGATAATAATCAGTCGGATTATGTAATTGTTGTAGCTGATGATGCCGATAGTTTAACTAATAAAGCGGCTATTCAATTGCAGGAATTTCTGTATAAAGTATCAGGTGTTAAGTTGGCAATCGATACACATAAACAAGACGATTGTGGTAATATATTTATTGGAAATGAATGGATAACATCATCTATATTAGGGCTAGATACGCTTAAAGAGGATGGATTTGTTATTAGGATCAAAAATGATTCTATTGTTTTAAGTGGTAATTCAGGTAAAGCAAACTTGTATGCAGTAAATACTTTTTTAGAAGAATATGTTGGATGTAATATGCTAACTCCAACAGAATATTTTATTCCTCAAAAAGAAACGATTGCCATTAAAGAAGGATTAAAGGCTTTCGAACCTGACTTTTCGCTTCGTAAACTTTGTTTTGATGATGACGAGTTTTATGACTATAAGAATTGGAATAAACTGGAAGATTTAGATGAATGGGGACTGTTTGTTCATACTTTTCAGCATCTGCTTCCACCCGAAAAATACTACGATAGTCATCCAGAGTATTTCTCATTAGTGGGTAGTCATCGATTAAAGGATGGACAGTTGTGTTTGAGTAATCCGGGGACAATAAAAACATTAATTGAAAACTTGCGCCATATGATGGCTCAGCATCCCGAGAAGAAATACTGGTCGGTATCGCAAAACGATTGTTTTAATTACTGCCAATGTGAAGACTGTAAAGCAATGTATAAAAAATATGGAACTATTTCGGGAGCATACATTCACATGGCTAATCAGATAGCAGCTGAATTTCCGGATAAAGTAATTTCCACATTGGCCTACAATTTTACCCGTTCGGCACCCAAGAATATTAAACCATTGCCTAATGTAAACATCATGTTTTGCTCTATTGAGTGTAACCGCAGTATGCCATTAGCTGACGACGAGCGAAGTGCCGACTTTGTCAAAGACATGGAAGATTGGAGCCGGTTATCTGATAATATTTTTGCCTGGGATTATGTGGTTCAGTTTAAAAATTACCTTA includes:
- a CDS encoding SusD/RagB family nutrient-binding outer membrane lipoprotein, whose product is MKNTIITLLSAVFLLYVTGCTDDFDEINTNPNTLTSDQLDASMAGPSFANAQYKGLGNASWSIPGDDHGTYGLATMLHSMLFVHYFSCQSPGWQTERNGINDGWRSRGWLRFYTLAVPSLRNAYTAAEGNAEATAVLDIWNAFMFHRMTDSWGPVAYSEAGLGGTSIAYDAQKDMYDGFFDLLENANNTLSGVNGTVGVFRDFDAIYGGDSELWRKFANSLRLRLALRISDVDPARAKSIAEAAVAAGVMESNDDCAFFKATSDTYNNFIEIAGGWGFYMTADMESILSGYNDPRLSIWYTSNEDGQYVGQPNGGGTIRDWDEDKLSELNRESVFSDSNTKDIEVMMAAESYFSRAECALKGWNMNGSAKDLYEEGVRLSLNQWGVTDGETVDTYLAGTSTGAVPTLADEYTKVGKSTTPPVDVPVAWASTQAEQLKQIAVQKYLALFPESWETWSDLRRSDADILYPLLYTEDADQNDGLMRRLTYVPSEYSTNKAAVDAAVSTLNGGADKGSVRVWWDVN
- a CDS encoding DUF4838 domain-containing protein, with protein sequence MVKMKVVLGVLWVGVLLLTGCNKVSPLVSVIDNNQSDYVIVVADDADSLTNKAAIQLQEFLYKVSGVKLAIDTHKQDDCGNIFIGNEWITSSILGLDTLKEDGFVIRIKNDSIVLSGNSGKANLYAVNTFLEEYVGCNMLTPTEYFIPQKETIAIKEGLKAFEPDFSLRKLCFDDDEFYDYKNWNKLEDLDEWGLFVHTFQHLLPPEKYYDSHPEYFSLVGSHRLKDGQLCLSNPGTIKTLIENLRHMMAQHPEKKYWSVSQNDCFNYCQCEDCKAMYKKYGTISGAYIHMANQIAAEFPDKVISTLAYNFTRSAPKNIKPLPNVNIMFCSIECNRSMPLADDERSADFVKDMEDWSRLSDNIFAWDYVVQFKNYLTPFPNFSVLQPNLQFFKKHGVKIMFEQGSGHNWSDLNELKQYLLSKLMWDVNVNTDSIINDFITKYYGDAAPYVRSYFDRTQQNLKKYQTSERLDIYGFPADYIDSYLAPAYLKEYKAIMDQAEDAVKGDSMYLKRVLRARLAVDFAYLDIALNKEPEGISYFDRSGDTITIRQDMLDYLDSFTKNSVATGAVNINERLFKTEEYRKYVLNKLHRITATNKAKGRNIEILTQYSEKYPVGGGKALNDGIVGELDFHQKWLGFEGHDMVALVDLEENQQVTEVSMNFLKAINSWTFLPIEVKVEGSVDGESFRTLGVIKTSDKDRGFLVQSVPYVVTFQSTAIRYVKVSASSLKQCPKWHRGYGNPCFMFIDELIVE